One window of Triticum dicoccoides isolate Atlit2015 ecotype Zavitan chromosome 5A, WEW_v2.0, whole genome shotgun sequence genomic DNA carries:
- the LOC119299357 gene encoding uncharacterized protein LOC119299357, with translation MTSWSRLLTVPMTTRPRHTSLHDPLARGLDPFLRFHHQRSPPPVDLRSKAHLCRPRRFLPCLERPRAGSRLPWRPIRAAGPPHRQLRCRLSTAPSIWRDQHPTSRSPACPMPPPHACLAAPPDPAGSNKDAATPWNLLRLELRHLQPRPRQTSASPRLSATAVCCCPQRLQPRAPAFVAVDRAPP, from the exons ATGACCTCCTGGTCGCGACTCCTCACGGTGCCGATGACCACCCGTCCG CGCCACACTTCTCTTCACGATCCTCTCGCCCGAGGCCTCGATCCCTTCCTCCGCTTCCACCACCAGCGCTCGCCTCCGCCCGTGGACCTCCGCAGCAAGGCCCATCTGTGTCGCCCCCGCAGGTTCCTGCCCTGCCTCGAGCGCCCCCGCGCCGGAAGCCGCCTCCCATGGCGCCCCATCCGCGCCGCGGGACCTCCCCATCGCCAGCTCCGCTGCCGCCTCTCCACTGCCCCGAGCATCTGGCGCGACCAGCACCCGACCAGCAGGTCGCCAGCGTGCCCGATGCCTCCTCCTCACGCATGCCTGGCCGCGCCGCCGGACCCCGCAG GGTCGAACAAGGACGCCGCCACCCCATGGAACCTTCTCCGCCTGGAGCTTCGTCACCTGCAGCCGCGTCCCCGCCAGACCTCCGCCTCGCCCCGCTTGTCTGCTACCGCCGTGTGCTGTTGTCCCCAGCGCCTCCAGCCGCGCGCCCCTGCCTTCGTTGCCGTTGACCGAGCTCCACCGTGA